The nucleotide sequence CTACACGCGTCTTCATCTGCAAACCTTCGAGGGTGCGATTACCACGGCGGAGCCCGGCACGACCTTTAAGCTCGAGTCGGCCGATGTGGTGATCACGCCGGATAAAAAACGCATCGAGCGCACGACGTTGACCCTGCGCAGCGGCAATCTCGTCGCGAATTTGGACCCCAAGAAACGTGAAAAATCACGCTACGGCGTGCGCACGCCCAAAGGCACCGCCGGTGCCCGCGGCACCAATTACGCGGTCAGCGTGGAGGCAGCCGCCGCCGGAGCCGACAGCCTCACCGTCGTCACCGTGTTGGATGGAACCGTGGCCTTCGGTGACCGCGGAAGAGGACCGACCATCGCGTTGCCGCCGGGCACGGGCAGCAACGGAGACTCCAACGCGGTGAAATTGGCGGCGCTCTACGAGGATTCCCGCACCGCCGCGTTGGCCGATCGAGGTATGCAGGCCACCGCTGGTTCCGTGGCCGTGCTCATGGATAGCGAGCGTTCGGGCGTAAATACCGGCACGCTTAACCGCGTGTTCACTTCCGCCGCCGTCGGCACCGGCGACGTTGCCGTCATCGACCGTATGGCAAGCGCCGCCGTCGCCGCCAATCCCTCCGCCAGCGACCGTGTCGCCGACGCCCGCAACGCCGCCCTGGCCGCAATCCCTCCGCCGCCCCCGGCGCCCGTCCCGCCCCCGGTGGTCGAACCCGAAGAGCCACCACCTCCGGCACGTTTGCGTCACCGACGACCCGGCCGCAATTAGGCTCCCACTCGCCCGCGGCGGCGGCGATGACTCAAGCCGCTGCAGCTATTTTTGCTTTAATTTTCCGGCGACTGACTCCGTGCGGACATGGCGCGCGTATCCTTGGTAGAAGACCCACTGACGGGTCGAAATTATACCAAAGACATCTGCACCATGAAATCTGTTTTCGTTTCGCTTCTGTCCCTGCTCACCGGGGTATCCGCGTGGGCTCAGACGGGATTTTTCGCCGAAGCCGGCGTCGGACACCTTTCGCTCAGCGGAGCGAAGTATTCGATCGCCAATGTCGCCCTGAGCTCGAGTGGCGGCAACACCGTCCCGGGCACCGCCGGGCCGTTCACCACCAATGATTCGTTCTCCCGCGAGGACGACCACGCCACCGTGCCGTTCATCGCGGCGGGTTACACGTTTTCCGAAAACCTCGGATTGCGCTTCACCTATCATCACATCGGCGACCTCACGACGATCGCCGACTACGATGTGATCATCGGTGGCGATGCGGTCGCCGGTTCGGTTCACACCGTCTTCCAGGACACCACGCGGCTGTTCACCCTGTCGCCCGAGTTTTCGTGGTCGGTGAATCAGACGATCGAGCTGACGGTGTCCCCGGAGCTCAACCTGGTCCTCAACCGTGCCACGATCACGACCACCACCGACGATGTCTCGATCATGATCGTGCCGACTTCACCCTATTCGGACGAATCGGTCACCTTCGGAGGTTCGGCCGATGTGAAGTTCCATCTGTCGCCTCAAGCCTCGCTGGTCGTGCGCTACAAATACACCGACCTGAAGCCCAGCCGCGACCGCACCGGCCACCTCATCTCCGCTTCCCTGCGATGGCACTTCTGACAAAATCTCCCGCCCGCGCGGGAACAAATATCGCCCCCCACCGGCCACAGTAGTCCGTGGCTCCGTTCGATGCAGACGCGCTCGAAGCGCACCGTCGTCTGGTCGCCCGCCTCTGCGCGGGCGACACCGATGCCATGCGTCTGCTTTATCTGGAGCTGTCGCCCATTGTCCACGGCGTGGTGCGCCGCACGCTCGAGGATCCCGAAGACGCCCGCGAGGCCGTGCAGGACACGTTCATCAAAGTCTGGCGGCAGGCTTCGCGCTACCGCGCCGATCGCGGCGAAGTCGTTTCCTGGGTGGTGTTCATCGCGCGCAACGCCGCCATCGATCGGGTGCGCCAGGGGGCCCGGCGACGTCAACTCCTGGAGCAGTGGACCCCCACGGACGACGCCACCACCTCGCCCGCCTCCACCGCCTCGGAACAGACCGATCTGCTCGACACCCACCTCGCCCGTTTGTCCGCCCCGCAACGTCGCGCGCTGCAACTCGCGTTTTTTGCGGGCTGCACCCAAACGGAAATTTCCTCCACCATGAAAATCCCGGTGGGTAACGTTAAGAATCACCTGCGCCGCGGACTTTCGAAACTGCGTCAATGGGTCGCCAGCCATGAATAAGGATCTGGAAACCACCGCCCTGCACTACCTGCTCGACGAGCTGGATCCGACCGAGCGCACCGCGTTCGAACACCGCCTGGCCAACGACCCCGCTGCGGCCGCCATGCTCAAATCCTGCAGCGCCGCCCTCACTCATTTCGCGCGCCAGGAAGCCCCCGCCGAAACGCTGCCCGCAGCGGCGCAACGCGACACCCTCCAGCACATTCTCGGCACCATCGCCGCCGAACCACCACGGCGGTCGCGGCGATCCACCCTGCTCCGCCGCTGGGCTTGGCCCCTGGCCGCCTGCCTCCTGCTGGGCCTCAATCTCGTTCAACTCTCCTCACCCGATTCGCGGATCAGCGACGGCCCCCAAACCGCCGCCTCACCGGCGACCGGATCATCGACCGCGTCGACGCCGGAACCGACATCCGCAACCGCAGCCGTCATCGGCGGACAGGAAACCACCATCGACCAACTCGATCTCGGCACCCTCATCGCCGCGCTGACCGAGGGTTACGCCGACGGTGCCGAACCGCCCATCATTCAAGAGCTGCGCCGGCTGAAATCAATCCGGTTGCAGTATGGCAAACTGCAGGAGGATCACGAAGCACTGCGGGAACAACACCTCGCCGTCATCCAACAAATCGCACAGCTCGCCCTCGTCGATCAGGGAGTGGGCCGACTCGCCGCCATGGAACTGGTCGACCCCACCAGCTACGAACTCGGCCAACGCAAGGGGTTGCTCGATCTGGCCCTCGATTTGCTGACCGAACCCGGCATCGTGGCCTTGGAACCCCAGACCCCCGACCCTGAATTTCCCGACGGCGAAGAGCCCAATGTGGCCTCGCCGGATGAGCCCGCCAATGAAGTTCCCGACCCCACCGATCCGGCGACTCCAGACGACGGCACCGGTGACCCGACCAACGTCACCCCGGAAGATCCCTATGCATGGTCCGTCTTCGACGAGAGCAACCACCGTGGCTACCTGAACCTCTACAACCTGCCCTTCCCGGCCGCGGAAACGTCGCTCCAACTTTGGGTGAAACCCTCCGCCACCAGCCCCTACCAACGCGTCGGCGAAGTGCCGTCCCAATTCTACGGCGGCGACGGTAGTCTCTTCTACACCCTCCCGGGCGCCACTCAACCGCCGACCGAAATTCTCATCACCCAGGAACCCGTGGGCAGCGAGCCTCCTCAACCCACCGGACCAACCGTGCTGCGCGGACCGTAGAGTCCACCAATCCGGCCGGGAAGGAGGGGACGGCTCGCCGAGTCGTCCGCGTTTGGCACGGCCATCGACATGGAGTCCTTCCCTTCAAAAAACGAACAACAGGGATTCGCAATCCCGCGCATGTTCCGATAGTGCTGGGGGGCCGATGAAGAGTCGTTTCCTACTCACCGTGATTGCTTCCCTCGTGGCGTTGGCTCGCATGTGGGTGCTGCTGCGGCGGAAAGGTTACCGGGCGTTTCCGCTCTACTTTCTCGGCTTCTCGTTGGGCCTGTTCTTGATGAACTTTGGCCTGACCCGCTTCACGGTGGGAGACGAAACGCTTCGGCATAGTGGCAAGGGCGGCGGCATTGGTTGGTATCAGGAAATCGGCATGGGAATCACCTTCATGCTCATGGCGGTATCGAGCTCATGGGCGTATCTCGAAGCCCGTCGGGTGATCAAACTACCTCCGGACGGGATCCCGGTGAAAACTGCCGAAATCGAACCCGAAACTACCCCGCTACCCGCTGCTCGGTCTGCCCCGGTCCCCCGCGCTGATCAACGCCGCGTGATCCACACCTACGACCCCGCGCTTTCGAACCGGGTGGAAACCGTTTTTCGAGACAACCAATTGTCTTTTGGCAGGCAGACCATCGATGACCCCAGCGGCCTGACCGGCATAGAAATTTGGGTCGATACCGCACAGACAGATGTCGCTACCAAACTCGCCCGGGACGAGGAGCTGAATTACATCGAAGAAAACGCGACCATTCGTTGCCAAGGGTGCAATCAGGGGATGATCGAAACGGGCGAATTGGCGGATTCACCCGGCGAGGAGCGAGCGTATCTCGAGTTCGTGTGTCGAAAATGCGGAGCCAAGCAGCTTCACAATTTCGCCTAAAAACACGTCCGCCTTATTCAGCGTGGCGCGCCAGATACTCGACCGCCATGGTCGCCATCGCGCGCACGCCGGTGACGAGCGCGGCATCATCGACCACGAATCGCGGCGAATGATTCGACGCCGCCGTGGCGGGATCGATGTCGGGCGGACACACGCCGAGGCTGAAATACAACCCCGGCACTTTTTCCTGATAGAACGAAAAATCCTCCGCCGGGGTGACCATGGGAGCCGTCTTCACGTTCTCCGCGCCGACCACCTGCGTGAACACGTCGGCCATGGCCGCCGTGAGTTCGGGGTCGTTGATGGTCGGAGAGTATCCGGTGTCGGATCCGATGTAGACTTCGGCCGTCGCGCCCGACGCCGCCGCGATGCTTTCCGCGGTGGTTTTGATCCGCTCGTGATAGGCGGCACGCACGTCGGGGTCGAACGTCCGGATGGTGCCGGTCATGACGACTTCGTCGGGAATGATGTTATTGCGCTCGCCGCCTGAAATCGTGCCGATCGACACCAGCGACGGTCCCGCCAAAATATTGACCTGACGGCTGGCGATGGTCTGCAGCCCGAGCACGATCTGCGCCGACACCGTGATCGGATCGATGCCGCCCCACGGCCGCGCGGCGTGCGTCTGCCGTCCCGTCACCGTGATGCGCAGAAAGTCACTGCTGGCCATGAACGGACCCGACCGGAAACTCAGCGTGCCGCTGGGCTCGCCCGACCACACGTGCAGACCAAAGATCGCATCGACGGTGGGCTGCTCCAACACGCCTTCCTCGATCATCAATTTCGCGCCCCACTTGGGCGCGGGATAAGCGCCTTCTTCCGCCGGTTGGAAAATCAACTTCACCGAACCCGTGAGCTCGTCGCGCATGCCGGCCAAGACCTCCGCCGCGCCGAGTAGGATCGCGACGTGTGCATCATGCCCGCAGGCGTGCATCACCCCCACTTCCTTGCCGCCGTAATTGGCGCGAACGGTGGATGCATAAGGCAGCCCCGTTTGCTCGGTCACCGGCAACGCATCCATATCAGCACGCAACGCGACCACCGGACCGGGTTTGGTGCCTTTGATCAACGCGACCACGCCGTGCCCGGCCACCCCGGTTTTGAGTTCATCGACGCCGATACGCTCCAGACGTTGAGCGATGTAAGCGGCCGTTTCTTTCTCCTCGTTCGAGAGTTCGGGGTGCGCGTGTAAATGATGCCGCCACGCAATTACGTCGGCTTCGATCGCCTCCGCGCGACGGTCCACCGTCGGCGATGCCGCCACGATCAAACCGGAACCTCCCAGAGCCAACCAAAAGAGCAATCGAGTCATGCGTCCCATCCAAACCATTCCCCGCGATTTGGAAATGCCGGAATCACCGTCGTGCGATGGTTAAAATACAGCAGGCCGCGTCTACGCTGATCTTTGACTCCACGGGAAAACCCGTGCGCAATCGCTGCCGTGTCCCCCGTTGCCCGCCGTTGCTCCTTGCTGATCGTTCCTGTCGTGATCGGTTTCGCCGCCGCTCTCACCTTCTACCAATACGAGCGCAGCCCGGAATCCTCCCCCGTCTCCCGGGGTGGCCATTTAGCCCAAACCGCGGGTTGCTTCGCGTGCCACGGCCAAAGCGAGAACGATCCGCGCGTCAATTTCCGCAGTGGTCGCGCCCGCGGTATCGATGTGATTTGGGAGGACGGTCAACTCGAAGCCGCCGAGGTCATCGAGTGGATCACGCACGGGGTGCCCGAGGCGCAACGCGAACGCCACGGCCGTCTGCTCGTGCAAATGCCAGCCTACGGTGATGACGGCTATCTGACCACCGCCGAGATCGATGACATCGCCGCCTGGGCGCTCGCCGAGGGCGTGCGTCGCACCAATGGGGTCGGCAACGGAGATCGGGCCATGCCGACCATCGACGCGGACTTCATCGGCGCGCTCACGCCCGAGCGAACCCTCGTCTTTGGTGACCGACTCGCCCGTCAAACCGGTTGTTACCAATGCCACGGCGAACTCGGCCAAGGCGCGGTCGCCAATCTGGCTTCGTTCAAAGGCTACATCCCCGGCTTTCAGGGCCGTGATTTCCGTGAGCTCACCGCCGACGGGGATCGGGCGGAAATCCATCATTGGATTGATGACGGCCACGGCCGCGCGATTGAATCCGGACCGTTCGCCGGACTCGCAAAACACTTCTTCGACGCCCAAGCGATCCCGATGCCGGCCTACGCCGAGATCCTCACCGATCCGGAAATCGATCTCTTGGTCGAGTTCTTGCTTTTGTTGAATAACAAGGGCCCGTTGGATTCCGCTGCGGTGGAAGCCATTGCTGAAACCCTAGCTTCGACCTCTGAATAAAAAACCCTTTCGATCGTCACGCTTTCAATGACCTTATTCCGAAATATCGCCGTTCTCACCACCTTCATTGCCACGTCCACCATGGCTTGGGCCGAAAACTCGGTCGATGCGCTGCTGCCCCTTCCCGCCGAAATCCGCACGATCTTCAACAACCGCTGCGTGATGTGTCACGGTGAGGTGATCGAAGGCGAAGCCGAAGTGCGCGAAGATCTGATCATGGTTACGGATGATGACATTCGCGATACGCTAAGCGATGCCACGACTCTCTACGAAATGATCCGGGACGACGAAATGCCGCAGGAAGCTCGCCTTTCATTCCGTCTCCGTCGCAACACCGAGATGCGCGCCCGCCTCAAGCAAATCCAGGACGACTACGAATCAAAGGGCGAAAAGGCCGTGCTGATCAAGTGGCTCGAAACCGCGCTGCAAATCGAGAAATAATCCGGTCGCATCACCGGCCCCGGCGCGCCGGAGGATCTTGCCAAATCAAGCCGACCGGTTAACCTGTGAAGTCATGAACAACACAGGCTATACGGTAAATCACTCTCGATTAATGAGCCGTTGCCGACGGCTCTTCGTCACCGCGACCATTGCGGCGACTACCGCGCTCACCAGCAGCGCGGTCGACATCTCCGGCACCTACGACGACAAGGGCACACAAGTCCGGGGCAGCACGCCGATCACAGCGTCGTTTCACGGTCTGTTGGCGCAGGAATTCGACCCCGAACTGGCGACGCTGAAGTTTGCCGGCACCGCCCGCGTCCAACTGCTCGATCACGACGGAACGCTCGTCGTCAAAATCTACTCGGAGACGAACGAACAGCTTTGGAGCAGTCGTTGGAGTGCCCGCGAGGGCTACTCCCATGAGGGCGAACTCGCCGTCGTGCGCATGAAGCTGGGCGAAGCTCAGGACAAACGCTGGGTGCTCGTTATGCAGCCGGTTGAAAACGGCAAACTCCTCGAGGTAAAAGCCTACCGCGTCCTACCCAGCTACATCGGTCCTCGCGGTGAACCCGTGGGCACCTACTTGTTCAACAAACTGGACTGAGTAACCTACCACGCCCCGGCGCACGGGGGGAGTCGGGCGTAAAGCCCGACCCACGGCCAAGCGATCGGCACCACCACGTGGGTCGGGCTTTACGCCCGACTTCTTGGTAGTTGCGCTTATTTCGCGTCTTCCGCCCAGAGCCACCGGATGACCTCCGGCAACATCGATCCGCCGTGCTTGTCGCTGTGGGAACCGTCCGTCCACACGTGCTTTTCGCCGTAGCGGAGTCCCTCGACGTAACCTTTGGGCTCGGGTCCATACGGGTTCCATCTCAGTTCGCCGGCTTCGAATTTTTCGGCCTGAGAATTGGCAAAATTGAGCGCGCTCACCATCGACTGATTGGCGAGGAACCAGTTGCCCCACGGGTTATCGAGATCGTTGGAACCGTCCTGGAAAAAGATGCGCAGGGGCTTGATCGGCGTGCGACGGATCATGGCGGGATAATCCTGTCCGCCTGGTGACCACGCGCCGTTCGGGTCGCCCTCGGGCGGACGCGAGCCGATCGACACATAACTGCCGATGAAGCTGATCACTTTGCGAAATTCATCCGGGTAATTCCACGCCACGGTGAACGCGCAGATCGCCCCACTGCTGGTGCCGCCGATGGCACGCTGCTCGGGATCGTCGGTGAGGTTGTAGGACTCGCCCACGAGCGGGAGCATCTCCTCGATAATGAAGCGGGCGTAGTCGGTGGTGAGCACGTCATACTCCTGCCACCGGTGGTTGGGGTTGCCCCAGCCCAGATCCTGCGGGAACTCCTCCCGGGTGTCGCCAGGTGTGATGAA is from Synoicihabitans lomoniglobus and encodes:
- a CDS encoding FecR domain-containing protein, whose protein sequence is MKIPRHICRGLLLLSAGVAALPAQPVAEHRAHVLAMSGDQIATMVLADTGTAMVLIPKLHVPNGATITVGPYTRLHLQTFEGAITTAEPGTTFKLESADVVITPDKKRIERTTLTLRSGNLVANLDPKKREKSRYGVRTPKGTAGARGTNYAVSVEAAAAGADSLTVVTVLDGTVAFGDRGRGPTIALPPGTGSNGDSNAVKLAALYEDSRTAALADRGMQATAGSVAVLMDSERSGVNTGTLNRVFTSAAVGTGDVAVIDRMASAAVAANPSASDRVADARNAALAAIPPPPPAPVPPPVVEPEEPPPPARLRHRRPGRN
- a CDS encoding outer membrane beta-barrel protein, with amino-acid sequence MKSVFVSLLSLLTGVSAWAQTGFFAEAGVGHLSLSGAKYSIANVALSSSGGNTVPGTAGPFTTNDSFSREDDHATVPFIAAGYTFSENLGLRFTYHHIGDLTTIADYDVIIGGDAVAGSVHTVFQDTTRLFTLSPEFSWSVNQTIELTVSPELNLVLNRATITTTTDDVSIMIVPTSPYSDESVTFGGSADVKFHLSPQASLVVRYKYTDLKPSRDRTGHLISASLRWHF
- a CDS encoding RNA polymerase sigma factor, which translates into the protein MAPFDADALEAHRRLVARLCAGDTDAMRLLYLELSPIVHGVVRRTLEDPEDAREAVQDTFIKVWRQASRYRADRGEVVSWVVFIARNAAIDRVRQGARRRQLLEQWTPTDDATTSPASTASEQTDLLDTHLARLSAPQRRALQLAFFAGCTQTEISSTMKIPVGNVKNHLRRGLSKLRQWVASHE
- a CDS encoding anti-sigma factor: MNKDLETTALHYLLDELDPTERTAFEHRLANDPAAAAMLKSCSAALTHFARQEAPAETLPAAAQRDTLQHILGTIAAEPPRRSRRSTLLRRWAWPLAACLLLGLNLVQLSSPDSRISDGPQTAASPATGSSTASTPEPTSATAAVIGGQETTIDQLDLGTLIAALTEGYADGAEPPIIQELRRLKSIRLQYGKLQEDHEALREQHLAVIQQIAQLALVDQGVGRLAAMELVDPTSYELGQRKGLLDLALDLLTEPGIVALEPQTPDPEFPDGEEPNVASPDEPANEVPDPTDPATPDDGTGDPTNVTPEDPYAWSVFDESNHRGYLNLYNLPFPAAETSLQLWVKPSATSPYQRVGEVPSQFYGGDGSLFYTLPGATQPPTEILITQEPVGSEPPQPTGPTVLRGP
- a CDS encoding amidohydrolase produces the protein MTRLLFWLALGGSGLIVAASPTVDRRAEAIEADVIAWRHHLHAHPELSNEEKETAAYIAQRLERIGVDELKTGVAGHGVVALIKGTKPGPVVALRADMDALPVTEQTGLPYASTVRANYGGKEVGVMHACGHDAHVAILLGAAEVLAGMRDELTGSVKLIFQPAEEGAYPAPKWGAKLMIEEGVLEQPTVDAIFGLHVWSGEPSGTLSFRSGPFMASSDFLRITVTGRQTHAARPWGGIDPITVSAQIVLGLQTIASRQVNILAGPSLVSIGTISGGERNNIIPDEVVMTGTIRTFDPDVRAAYHERIKTTAESIAAASGATAEVYIGSDTGYSPTINDPELTAAMADVFTQVVGAENVKTAPMVTPAEDFSFYQEKVPGLYFSLGVCPPDIDPATAASNHSPRFVVDDAALVTGVRAMATMAVEYLARHAE
- a CDS encoding c-type cytochrome, whose translation is MSPVARRCSLLIVPVVIGFAAALTFYQYERSPESSPVSRGGHLAQTAGCFACHGQSENDPRVNFRSGRARGIDVIWEDGQLEAAEVIEWITHGVPEAQRERHGRLLVQMPAYGDDGYLTTAEIDDIAAWALAEGVRRTNGVGNGDRAMPTIDADFIGALTPERTLVFGDRLARQTGCYQCHGELGQGAVANLASFKGYIPGFQGRDFRELTADGDRAEIHHWIDDGHGRAIESGPFAGLAKHFFDAQAIPMPAYAEILTDPEIDLLVEFLLLLNNKGPLDSAAVEAIAETLASTSE
- a CDS encoding alpha/beta hydrolase, which codes for MSFRSLFLAGLAFASASCVLAHEPAEVVTGDFELGPDSLVQAGVPQGELLGPFEFRSQIITGTIRQYWLFVPAQYDPATPASVLVFQDGHRATHPEGSLRVQNVLTNLIHEGAIPPTIGIFITPGDTREEFPQDLGWGNPNHRWQEYDVLTTDYARFIIEEMLPLVGESYNLTDDPEQRAIGGTSSGAICAFTVAWNYPDEFRKVISFIGSYVSIGSRPPEGDPNGAWSPGGQDYPAMIRRTPIKPLRIFFQDGSNDLDNPWGNWFLANQSMVSALNFANSQAEKFEAGELRWNPYGPEPKGYVEGLRYGEKHVWTDGSHSDKHGGSMLPEVIRWLWAEDAK